In Helianthus annuus cultivar XRQ/B chromosome 9, HanXRQr2.0-SUNRISE, whole genome shotgun sequence, the following are encoded in one genomic region:
- the LOC110875568 gene encoding uncharacterized protein LOC110875568, translating to MTNGLSNPRNHASSSSASTKAEKRKEYQKRYYAARKENNKVSKFGSGDAPQSASSISLMNNRSTERTPLRSLQTNITQFLQTTNENASSVSTTKCKEYNEGCSNTPNDNGMRISNGSQVNQTPIDDVIDVVRHRTSRGIQIHPRTLLPQFAEVVDQPSLQHGSVEDDPYNFVYNGVPGEHRVLKERGACPNCGAKRFQFEFDTFCCMSGKTVLANLEIPEELYRLFTSQDEIGDLFRQNIRAYNTNFSFASMGVTLDDTLNNMRDGVYTFRAHKGIYHRIDQLVPRDGTPRYLQLYFYDPDTELDHRLRWPNLDRRITQILTRVLSTNPYVDTFRRLAELGPLDNYRVTLNTSVELDQRVYNRPTTSEVAGIWVEGNDNITSYKRSIVVYGRSEYRQTIQPYFSCYDPLSYPLFFPNEANTRSGRTTVAMRELLQQFVVDVYIKIETSRLEFCERNQEKIRAELYQGIVDCVNTGEVHANRVGKRIVLPASFIGGPRDMRRRFLDAMTLVQDDGKPDVFLTMTCNPKWPEICDNLHVGQTATDRPDLVSRVFRAKLEDLKDQLFKKHVLGEVKSYVYVIEFQKRGLPHAHFLLIMYPQHKINNADHYDKVVCAEIPNKLTHPRLHEMVVKHMIHGPCGNLRSSSPCMQGDPKICRFHYPRQFNEQTTQGEDSYPLYRRRDTGIEVDLRGQTLDNRWVVPYNPRLLMMFNCHMNVEVCSSIKSVKYLFKYVYKGHDKQVIQVDQSEPGVVINEIKRFQDARYISPPEAMWRIFSFSLSQIFPAVLALQLHLPNNQMVRFRDDDLMPNIVDRERDKRTMLTAFFDQNRNDETARVHLYKDFPKHYTWNGSTRRWSRRFGKKQRGRIVSANPAEGERYYLRLLLSNVRGPTSFEHLCTVNGQRCATFRKADLELGLIEDDEYLSQCLEEASTFQFPNALRRLFATIMIFCQPGDIRKLWNDHFDSLSEDHRLHCQSIERVQNMVLTEISVLVQSMGKNFNEFDLPKITDDVNLQDAGYRELQEEYGIVLEPEHLSAKHSLNPDQKNVFDEIMMHVDNDLPGVFFIDGPGGTGKTFLYIALLAEIRSRGLIALATASSGAAANNMPGGRTAHSRFKIPLNLENNSMCNIKKQSGAAKLIRSAKIIIWDEASMAKRQAIEAVDRTFQDIIGVSLPFGGKIMVMGGDFRQVLPVIKRGTRAQIVDSSVRMSPLWSLTKKMRLTINMRALKDPWFSKFLLRVGDGTEEPIEGNYIRIPDDMTIQCNNRENAIKELIHAIFPSIEDNVYSSDYIISRAILSTKNDSVDEINNQMIEIFQGDEKVYYSFDEAEDDQRNFYPVEFLNSLNSVNMPEKEFFCQESL from the exons ATGACTAATGGACTCTCAAACCCTCGAAATCATGCTTCTAGCTCGAGTGCATCTACTAAAGCTGAAAAACGAAAAGAGTATCAAAAAAGATACTATGCTGCACGCAAAGAAAATAACAAAGTATCTAAATTTGGGAGTGGTGATGCCCCCCAAAGTGCTTCATCAATATCTTTAATGAATAATAGGTCAACAGAAAGGACACCGTTAAGAAGTTTACAAACTAATATTACTCAATTTCTACAAACAACAAATGAGAACGCCTCAAGTGTTTCTACTACAAAATGCAAGGAGTACAATGAAGGATGTTCTAATACACCAAACGATAATGGAATGCGTATTTCAAATGGCAGTCAAGTCAACCAAACCCCGATAGATGATGTAATTGACGTAGTCAGGCATAGAACATCACGAG GTATTCAAATTCATCCGCGTACTTTATTACCCCAATTTGCTGAAGTAGTTGATCAACCTTCCCTCCAACATGGGAGCGTAGAAGATGATCCTTATAATTTTGTTTACAATGGTGTACCTGGAGAGCATCGTGTTTTAAAGGAACGAGGCGCATGTCCTAATTGTGGAGCAAAACGATTTCAATTTGAATTTGATACCTTTTGTTGTATGAGTGGGAAAACCGTGTTAGCAAACTTAGAAATTCCAGAGGAATTGTACCGACTTTTCACGTCTCAAGATGAAATTGGAGATTTGTTTAGGCAAAACATCCGTGCTTATAACACCAATTTTTCTTTTGCCTCAATGGGTGTGACATTGGATGATACATTGAACAATATGAGAGACGGCGTATATACTTTTCGTGCACATAAAGGAATATATCACAGAATCGACCAATTAGTTCCGAGGGATGGGACTCCTAGGTACTTGCAGTTGTATTTTTACGATCCTGATACTGAGTTAGATCACAGACTCCGATGGCCAAATCTTGATCGGCGTATTACTCAGATTTTAACACGCGTTCTTTCTACAAACCCATATGTCGATACATTTAGAAGACTTGCGGAACTAGGACCTCTGGACAACTATAGAGTCACTTTGAATACTTCGGTTGAACTTGACCAAAGGGTGTACAACCGACCAACGACATCGGag GTTGCTGGTATTTGGGTTGAAGGTAATGACAATATCACTTCGTATAAACGAAGTATTGTAGTGTACGGTAGGTCTGAATATAGACAAACTATTCAGCCGTACTTCAGTTGTTACGATCCATTGTCGTATCCTTTATTTTTTCCTAATG AGGCTAACACACGAAGTGGTAGAACAACCGTGGCTATGCGAGA GCTGCTACAGCAGTTTGTGGTTGATGTTTACATCAAAATTGAGACGTCACGCTTAGAATTTTGTGAGAGAAACCAGGAAAAAATTCGAGCCGAATTGTACCAAGGTATTGTAGATTGCGTCAATACTGGCGAGGTTCATGCAAACAGAGTCGGGAAAAGAATTGTGTTGCCTGCATCTTTCATCGGGGGGCCTCGCGACATGCGACGTCGGTTTCTAGATGCGATGACGTTAGTTCAAGACGACGGCAAGCCTGATGTATTCCTTACAATGACATGTAATCCTAAGTGGCCTGAGATATGTGATAACTTACATGTTGGTCAAACTGCTACAGATCGTCCAGACCTTGTTTCAAGAGTGTTCCGGGCTAAATTAGAAGATCTTAAGGATCAACTCTTCAAGAAACATGTCCTCGGGGAAGTTAAGTCATACGTCTATGTCATTGAATTTCAAAAGCGGGGTTTGCCGCACGCACATTTTCTCCTAATCATGTACCCGCAACACAAGATCAATAACGCGGACCATTATGATAAGGTTGTGTGTGCTGAAATTCCTAACAAACTAACACATCCCAGATTGCATGAGATGGTTGTCAAGCACATGATTCACGGTCCTTGCGGCAATTTACGATCAAGCAGTCCTTGTATGCAGGGTGATCCTAAAATTTGTCGTTTTCACTATCCTAGACAATTTAACGAACAGACGACACAAGGAGAAGATTCGTATCCGTTGTATCGAAGGAGAGACACCGGGATAGAAGTGGACCTACGAGGACAAACACTTGATAATAGATGGGTGGTCCCATATAACCCAAGGCTTTTGATGATGTTTAACTGCCACATGAATGTTGAAGTTTGCTCAAGTATAAAATCTGTGAAATATCTTTTCAAGTATGTTTATAAAGGACATGACAAACAGGTTATTCAAGTCGATCAAAGTGAGCCAGGGGTTGTTATTAATGAGATAAAAAGATTTCAAGATGCACGCTACATATCGCCCCCAGAGGCTATGTGGCGAATTTTTTCCTTCTctctttctcaaatctttcctGCTGTTCTAGCCTTACAACTTCATCTCCCAAATAATCAGATGGTTAGATTTAGAGATGATGACTTGATGCCTAATATTGTTGATAGGGAAAGGGATAAGAGAACCATGCTAACAGCATTTTTTGATCAGAATAGAAACGATGAAACAGCAAGGGTACATttgtataaagattttccaaaacACTATACTTGGAATGGAAGCACACGCCGTTGGAGTCGTCGTTTCGGTAAAAAACAAAGAGGTCGTATCGTTTCCGCTAATCCAGCCGAAGGAGAAAGGTACTACTTACGCCTACTTTTGTCAAATGTCAGAGGGCCTACTTCTTTCGAACATCTTTGCACAGTTAATGGTCAACGGTGTGCGACATTTCGGAAAGCAGATCTTGAGTTAGGCTTAATAGAAGACGATGAATATCTATCACAATGTCTCGAAGAAGCCTCTACGTTTCAGTTTCCCAATGCTCTTAGAAGGTTATTTGCGACCATAATGATTTTTTGCCAACCTGGAGATATTCGAAAGTTATGGAATGACCACTTTGATTCACTATCTGAAGATCATCGGTTACACTGTCAAAGTATAGAACGAGTTCAAAATATGGTTCTTACCGAAATAAGTGTCTTGGTACAATCCATGGGTAAAAATTTCAATGAATTcgaccttcctaagataactGACGATGTTAACTTACAAGATGCAGGTTATCGTGAGTTACAAGAAGAGTATGGGATTGTTTTGGAACCTGAACACTTGAGTGCCAAACATTCACTTAATCCGGAccaaaaaaatgtgtttgatgAGATCATGATGCATGTTGATAATGATCTTCCAGGCGTGTTCTTTATTGATGGTCCAGGTGGAACTGGAAAAACATTTTTGTACATTGCCTTGCTTGCTGAAATTCGGTCACGTGGTCTTATTGCTCTCGCAACAGCTTCATCAGGTGCAGCGGCTAATAATATGCCAGGAGGTAGAACGGCTCACTCGAGATTCAAGATTCCTCTTAATCTTGAAAATAATTCAATGTGCAATATTAAAAAACAGAGTGGGGCCGCTAAACTGATTCGCTCTGCCAAAATAATCATATGGGATGAAGCGTCGATGGCTAAACGACAAGCGATAGAGGCAGTCGATCGTACATTCCAAGACATTATAGGTGTTAGTCTCCCATTTGGTGGAAAGATAATGGTTATGGGAGGTGACTTCAGACAGGTGTTGCCGGTTATCAAACGTGGCACTCGAGCACAGATTGTAGACTCCAGCGTACGAATGTCACCTCTTTGGTCTTTGACTAAGAAGATGCGGTTGACCATAAATATGAGAGCGCTGAAAGATCCATGGTTTTCTAAATTTCTTTTAAGAGTCGGCGATGGAACTGAAGAACCAATCGAAGGAAACTATATCCGCATACCCGATGACATGACAATTCAGTGCAACAACAGAGAAAACGCTATAAAAGAATTGATCCATGCCATCTTTCCATCAATTGAAGATAATGTATATTCTTCAGATTATATAATCTCTAGAGCAATATTGTCCACTAAAAATGATAGTGTTGACGAGATTAATAATCAAATGATTGAAATTTTTCAAGGGGATGAAAAAGTTTATTACAGTTTTGATGAAGCTGAAGACGATCAGCGCAACTTCTATCCGGTCGAGTTCTTAAATTCGCTAAAT TCGGTCAACATGCCGGAAAAAGAGTTTTTTTGCCAAGAATCCCTCTAA
- the LOC110875569 gene encoding F-box/kelch-repeat protein At3g17530, whose protein sequence is MADLPTHTIVFEILTRLPTKDVGRSKSVCKQWYALLSTQDFVKIHCSRSVVSSNQRVLLIDDLTCSVRPIISNNNDYGPSSTVTFPFHHQNNDVSILSHLNGLLCVCLNHTYELLLWNPTTIAFKRLSTPDSHGFYINNLDAIGLYVDADDDYKVLHIKRRSGVLGVYVYSREVDSWRNIPFITRQEYLSPHFNWSAGTFCGGTLYFTVCECWIGGTNVVICFDVNSEQFKEISFPPVPSNGMVQGVLVNVKNVLHMFASTGMFEMTIDLWTLQGDYWIKVLSCPPIPPISLSLWCDITHYVTNGNWFVMTKLGKLFTIEMDMKPFECFYPVSWFRGFKGAVFVQTIVSPSI, encoded by the coding sequence ATGGCTGACCTTCCTACTCATACAATCGTGTTTGAGATATTAACGAGGCTGCCAACAAAGGATGTAGGTCGTTCTAAGAGTGTATGTAAGCAATGGTATGCGTTATTGTCAACACAAGATTTCGTAAAGATACATTGTTCTCGCTCAGTAGTTTCATCTAACCAGAGAGTTCTACTAATTGACGACCTAACGTGTTCTGTTCGTCCAATCATCTCTAATAACAATGACTATGGTCCAAGCTCAACAGTTACATTTCCATTCCATCACCAAAATAATGATGTCTCAATACTTTCACATTTGAACGGATTGTTGTGTGTTTGCTTGAATCATACATACGAGCTGcttctttggaatccaacaacTATTGCTTTCAAGCGTTTGTCAACCCCTGATTCTCATGGATTCTATATAAATAACCTTGATGCCATTGGTTTGTACGTTGACGCTGACGATGATTACAAGGTCTTGCATATAAAGCGTAGGAGTGGTGTACTTGGTGTCTATGTTTATTCTAGGGAAGTAGACTCTTGGAGAAATATTCCTTTCATAACAAGACAAGAGTACCTAAGCCCTCATTTCAATTGGTCAGCTGGCACATTTTGTGGTGGTACTCTATATTTCACTGTTTGCGAATGTTGGATTGGAGGTACGAATGTGGTGATTTGTTTTGATGTTAATTCGGAGCAGTTCAAGGAGATAAGCTTTCCACCCGTTCCTTCTAATGGAATGGTTCAAGGTGTTTTAGTTAATGTAAAAAATGTGCTTCACATGTTTGCTAGCACTGGCATGTTTGAGATGACAATTGACCTATGGACACTACAAGGGGATTACTGGATTAAGGTCTTATCATGTCCTCCGATCCCCCCGATATCATTGTCATTGTGGTGCGATATAACACATTATGTGACAAATGGTAATTGGTTTGTGATGACTAAATTAGGGAAGTTGTTTACAATTGAAATGGATATGAAGCCCTTCGAATGTTTTTATCCCGTTTCTTGGTTTCGAGGTTTTAAGGGTGCGGTGTTTGTGCAGACCATTGTTTCACCAAGTATTTAG
- the LOC110877468 gene encoding uncharacterized protein LOC110877468, whose protein sequence is MSDHFSVEEFSSLTNDRAWYNIIFVKVEFIWHDVDGKRLVVIFLDQHRQKIVAFVPQNLIHKYNDASLMGGFFSLNHFQIENLNYLECPKYQNYVLVWSEKKIVINEYTKLSSLMLTIPRGASLYPLVPSIIELKHDRRPQMDIVDVVGRIIEGKRDRCCFELSLQDKTGHTIQLFLSALKPSDVIRSIRAVQQRSIIYVSRLKLVHLPDSMLCFTHEHSNN, encoded by the exons ATGTCTGATCATTTTTCCGTTGAAGAATTTTCATCATTGACAAATGATAGAGCATGGTATAATATAATCTTTGTTAAGGTGGAGTTTATTTGGCATGACGTCGATGGAAAGAGATTAGTGGTTATATTTCTTGATCAACAC AGACAAAAAATTGTTGCGTTCGTCCCACAAAATTTGATACACAAATATAATGACGCGTCATTGATGGGTGGTTTTTTTTCGTTGAATCATTTCCAAATTGAGAATCTCAACTATCTTGAGTGCCCAAAGTACCAGAATTACGTGTTAGTTTGGTCCGAGAAGAAAATTGTCATCAACGAATATACAAAGCTTTCTTCACTTATGCTTACGATTCCAAGGGGTGCTTCTTTATATCCATTGGTCCCTTCCATTATAGAATTGAAGCATGACAGGAGACCTCAAATGGATATTGTTG ATGTGGTTGGGAGAATAATAGAAGGCAAACGTGATCGATGTTGTTTTGAACTTTCTCTTCAAGATAAGAC TGGTCACACAATACAATTGTTTTTGTCTGCCCTGAAGCCTTCCGATGTTATACGTTCCATTCGAGCCGTGCAACAAAGGTCCATCATATATGTATCACGTCTCAAGTTGGTTCATCTACCAGATAGTATGTTATGCTTTACACATGAACATTCTAATAATTAG